One part of the Algibacter sp. L1A34 genome encodes these proteins:
- the dapB gene encoding 4-hydroxy-tetrahydrodipicolinate reductase — MNIALLGYGRMGQTIEQIAVKRGHNIVLKVDKNDKDYDITKADVAIDFSIPDVAFNNIQNCINNNVPVISGTTGWLANYDNAVALCEEKKGAFIYASNFSLGVNIFFELNKTLAKMMRALEQYNVSMEEIHHTKKLDAPSGTAISLAKDIISNSDKYEGWKLDEQVEKNIPIVAKRIGDVPGTHSVTYESEVDTVTIEHIAHNRQGFALGAVIAAEWIVGKTGIFTMNDVLNIG, encoded by the coding sequence ATGAATATTGCTTTACTCGGATACGGGAGAATGGGTCAGACCATAGAACAAATTGCTGTTAAACGTGGCCATAACATTGTTTTAAAGGTTGATAAAAACGACAAAGATTACGATATCACTAAAGCAGATGTAGCCATAGATTTCAGTATTCCAGATGTGGCTTTCAACAATATTCAAAACTGCATAAACAACAATGTCCCTGTTATTTCGGGTACAACGGGTTGGTTAGCTAATTATGATAACGCTGTGGCGCTATGCGAAGAAAAAAAGGGAGCTTTTATCTATGCCTCAAACTTCAGCTTAGGTGTAAATATCTTTTTTGAATTAAATAAAACACTAGCTAAAATGATGCGTGCTTTAGAACAATACAATGTTTCTATGGAAGAAATTCATCATACAAAAAAATTAGATGCGCCTAGTGGCACAGCTATTTCTTTAGCCAAAGATATTATATCTAATAGCGATAAATATGAAGGTTGGAAACTTGATGAACAAGTAGAAAAAAACATTCCTATTGTTGCAAAACGAATTGGAGATGTTCCAGGGACACACTCTGTTACTTACGAAAGCGAAGTGGATACTGTAACAATAGAGCATATAGCTCACAATCGCCAAGGTTTTGCCTTAGGCGCTGTAATTGCTGCAGAATGGATTGTTGGAAAAACAGGGATTTTCACAATGAACGATGTGTTAAACATTGGTTAA
- the lepB gene encoding signal peptidase I: MTLMQWFIFILITQVIHGLGTWKLYIKAGRQAWEAFIPVYNGVVLMKIINRPVWWVILLFLPIVNMIMFPVVWVETARSFGKNTTLDTVLAVITLGFYNYYLNYVADVTYIRERSLHPKSATGDWVSSILFAIVAATIVHTYFIQPFTIPSSSLEKSLLVGDFLFVSKFHYGARVPMTTIGAPMVHDTIPGLKKKSYLFNDRFEERKTSLINKLQLPYLRFPGFENIERNDIVVFNQPADTLLDMNDFTPDRNYYKPIDKKTNLVKRCVGIAGDSLEVRDGYVYINGKKNELPDRAHLQFSYLVQPKTNQFNPAYLKERYDITDGFGIINDKNTYYFSAISDEALSQFKNHPNVASITPNKAVKGVPDANIFPQDPNYDWNVDFFGPLYIPEEGKTIDINLDVLPLYKRVISEYEGNDVKVKGNQILINGEVAKTYTFKQNYYWMMGDNRHNSIDARRWGFVPFDHVVGKPVFIWMSWDGSSPRWERFFTTVSGSGKATSFFIPFLILLAGYFGFTKWKKRKADNS, translated from the coding sequence ATGACGTTAATGCAGTGGTTTATATTCATTTTGATAACTCAGGTTATTCATGGATTAGGAACTTGGAAATTATATATTAAAGCCGGCCGCCAAGCCTGGGAAGCCTTTATCCCTGTTTATAATGGAGTGGTTTTAATGAAAATAATTAATCGCCCTGTTTGGTGGGTTATTCTTCTTTTTCTTCCCATTGTAAACATGATTATGTTTCCTGTTGTATGGGTAGAAACAGCTCGTAGTTTTGGAAAAAACACAACTTTAGATACTGTTTTAGCTGTTATTACATTAGGTTTTTACAACTATTACCTTAATTATGTTGCCGATGTAACTTATATTAGAGAACGTAGTTTACATCCAAAATCGGCAACTGGAGATTGGGTTAGCTCAATTCTATTTGCAATTGTTGCAGCAACTATTGTACATACGTATTTTATTCAGCCATTTACAATTCCTTCTTCATCTTTAGAAAAATCGCTATTAGTTGGTGATTTCTTATTTGTAAGCAAGTTTCATTACGGCGCTAGGGTACCAATGACAACCATTGGAGCTCCTATGGTTCATGATACTATTCCTGGCTTAAAAAAGAAATCATATTTATTTAACGATAGGTTTGAAGAACGCAAAACGTCTTTAATCAATAAATTACAACTTCCCTACTTACGTTTTCCTGGTTTCGAAAACATAGAGAGAAATGATATTGTGGTTTTCAATCAACCCGCAGATACGCTGTTGGATATGAACGATTTTACACCAGATAGAAATTATTACAAACCCATCGACAAAAAAACTAACCTAGTAAAACGTTGTGTTGGTATTGCTGGAGATAGTTTAGAAGTTCGCGATGGTTATGTTTATATTAATGGAAAGAAAAACGAATTACCAGATCGCGCACATTTACAGTTTAGCTATTTGGTTCAACCAAAAACGAACCAATTCAACCCGGCATATTTAAAAGAACGTTACGATATTACTGATGGTTTTGGAATAATAAACGATAAGAACACATACTACTTTTCAGCTATTTCCGATGAAGCTTTATCTCAGTTTAAAAATCATCCTAATGTTGCTAGTATAACGCCTAATAAAGCCGTAAAAGGTGTTCCAGATGCTAATATTTTCCCTCAAGATCCAAATTACGACTGGAATGTAGATTTCTTCGGACCTTTATATATTCCAGAAGAAGGAAAAACAATCGATATCAACTTAGATGTTTTACCTCTGTACAAACGCGTTATTAGCGAGTATGAAGGTAATGATGTAAAAGTAAAAGGAAACCAAATTTTAATAAATGGCGAGGTCGCTAAAACCTATACATTCAAACAAAATTATTACTGGATGATGGGTGATAACCGCCATAACTCTATTGATGCGAGACGATGGGGCTTTGTACCTTTCGATCACGTTGTTGGTAAACCAGTATTTATTTGGATGAGTTGGGATGGATCTAGCCCACGCTGGGAGCGTTTCTTTACAACAGTTAGCGGTAGCGGAAAGGCGACTTCATTTTTTATCCCGTTCCTAATTCTGTTAGCAGGATATTTCGGATTTACAAAATGGAAAAAACGAAAAGCAGACAATAGCTAA
- a CDS encoding ATP-binding protein, whose product MDNTLLESLLKALEFSPENIELRFQIAKLYSDGLNYEEAEKHLLFILDKQPTDAHKFLLAECYYKQKKYNLTEVILEELIENNEAPNYLELQCFCYIDQNQTEDALATYQRILEIDKTFRNEEFENLFRVPVQDFDDDFFDEDGISFLKKPDINFDNVGGMEKVKEEIDLKIIKPLLHKDLYKAYGKKIGGGILLYGPPGCGKTHIARATAGQINANFINIGINDILDMWLGSSERNLHEIFETARANTPCVIFIDEIDALGANRNDVNKTAGRTVINQFLSELDGIDSDNEGILVLGATNAPWYIDPAFRRPGRFDRIIFVAPPDEAARESIFKIELKDKPTENIKLQDLAKKSKEFSGADIKASIDIAIEQKLVESFKDGIPKPLTTKDILKAFGKMKASTREWFNSAKNYALYSNDSGLYDDILVYLKMKK is encoded by the coding sequence ATGGATAACACACTATTAGAAAGTCTACTTAAAGCCTTAGAATTTTCGCCAGAAAATATTGAATTGCGTTTTCAAATAGCAAAACTATATTCCGATGGCTTAAATTATGAAGAGGCAGAAAAGCACCTATTATTTATCTTAGATAAACAACCAACAGATGCTCACAAATTTCTATTAGCAGAATGCTATTATAAACAGAAAAAATACAATTTAACAGAAGTTATACTTGAGGAGCTTATTGAAAACAACGAAGCCCCTAATTACTTAGAACTTCAATGTTTTTGTTATATAGATCAAAACCAAACGGAAGATGCGCTAGCTACGTACCAGCGTATTCTTGAAATTGATAAAACGTTTAGAAATGAAGAGTTCGAAAATTTATTTCGCGTTCCTGTCCAAGACTTTGATGACGATTTTTTCGATGAAGATGGTATTTCATTCTTAAAAAAACCCGATATTAATTTTGACAATGTTGGGGGGATGGAAAAAGTAAAGGAGGAAATTGATTTAAAAATAATCAAACCCCTTTTACATAAAGATTTATACAAAGCATATGGTAAAAAAATTGGTGGAGGTATTTTACTTTACGGCCCACCAGGTTGTGGAAAAACTCATATTGCACGAGCCACAGCTGGCCAAATTAACGCCAACTTTATAAATATAGGTATTAATGACATTTTGGATATGTGGCTAGGTAGCTCTGAAAGGAACTTACACGAAATATTCGAAACAGCCAGAGCCAATACGCCTTGTGTCATTTTTATAGATGAAATCGATGCTTTAGGCGCTAACAGAAATGACGTTAATAAAACGGCAGGAAGAACCGTTATCAATCAATTTCTATCGGAACTTGATGGTATTGATTCAGACAACGAAGGTATTCTTGTTTTAGGAGCAACTAATGCACCTTGGTATATAGATCCTGCATTTAGAAGACCAGGACGTTTTGATAGAATCATTTTTGTAGCACCACCAGACGAAGCTGCACGAGAATCTATCTTTAAAATTGAGTTGAAAGACAAACCAACAGAAAACATTAAATTACAAGATTTAGCTAAAAAAAGTAAAGAATTTTCTGGAGCTGATATTAAAGCGAGTATTGATATTGCTATTGAGCAAAAATTAGTAGAATCATTTAAAGATGGTATTCCAAAACCATTAACAACTAAAGATATTTTAAAAGCTTTTGGCAAAATGAAAGCATCTACCCGAGAATGGTTTAATTCTGCTAAAAACTACGCCTTATACTCCAACGATTCTGGTTTATACGATGATATTTTGGTCTATTTAAAGATGAAAAAATAA
- a CDS encoding NAD(P)/FAD-dependent oxidoreductase, whose amino-acid sequence MKTEKVVIVGAGFAGLRLAQDLINHPNYEVYLIDKQNYHQFQPLMYQVATARLEPASISFPLRKVFQKAKNVKIRITEVSEINFDKQFVATPIGNFDYNHLVIAIGCTTNYFGNKNLQDFAYPMKTIPEAIQLRNRILQTFENALNTTDPDKLQTLLNFVIVGGGPTGVELAGALAEMKENILPKDYPDKDFSKLTIYLLEGSPHTLSPMSKGSQKMSQKYLEELGVSVVTNTFVKDYDGTIVTLNTGEKINSKNVIWAAGVTGNVIKGFPESCITRGNRLIVNRQNEVVGLKHVYALGDISYMETPKHPKGHAQVASVALQQASLLAENLKKIIKNKPVKDYEYIDKGSMATIGKRKAVVDLPKFSFQGRLAWFTWMFIHLMLILSIKNKLLIFMNWMISYFNNDSTLRIIMKPVIVKVKTKKED is encoded by the coding sequence ATGAAAACAGAAAAAGTTGTAATTGTTGGTGCCGGTTTTGCTGGATTACGTCTTGCTCAAGACTTGATTAACCATCCAAACTACGAGGTTTATTTAATTGATAAACAAAATTACCACCAATTTCAGCCATTAATGTATCAGGTGGCAACTGCACGTCTGGAGCCCGCTAGTATTTCTTTTCCGTTGCGAAAAGTTTTTCAAAAGGCTAAAAACGTTAAAATAAGAATTACCGAAGTTTCTGAAATTAATTTCGACAAACAATTTGTTGCTACACCTATCGGAAACTTTGATTACAACCATTTAGTAATTGCTATTGGTTGTACCACAAACTATTTTGGCAATAAGAATCTACAAGATTTTGCTTACCCCATGAAAACTATTCCTGAAGCGATACAGCTTAGAAATAGAATTTTACAAACTTTTGAAAATGCTTTAAACACTACAGATCCAGACAAATTACAAACTTTATTAAATTTTGTAATTGTTGGTGGCGGCCCAACTGGAGTAGAATTAGCAGGTGCTTTGGCCGAGATGAAAGAAAACATTTTACCTAAAGATTATCCCGATAAGGATTTCTCGAAACTTACCATCTATTTACTAGAAGGCAGTCCACATACACTAAGCCCAATGAGTAAAGGCTCACAAAAAATGTCGCAAAAATACTTGGAAGAATTAGGTGTTTCTGTAGTTACAAATACCTTTGTAAAAGATTACGACGGTACTATTGTAACATTAAATACGGGTGAAAAAATAAACTCGAAAAACGTAATTTGGGCAGCCGGTGTAACAGGAAACGTTATTAAAGGTTTCCCTGAAAGCTGCATAACGCGTGGTAACCGCCTTATTGTTAATCGGCAAAATGAGGTAGTGGGTTTAAAACATGTTTATGCTTTAGGTGACATTTCGTATATGGAAACACCAAAACACCCTAAAGGGCATGCACAAGTTGCTAGTGTAGCCTTGCAACAAGCTTCACTTTTAGCCGAAAACTTGAAGAAAATAATTAAAAACAAACCTGTAAAAGATTATGAATACATAGATAAAGGCTCCATGGCAACTATTGGAAAACGGAAGGCTGTGGTAGATTTGCCTAAATTCAGTTTTCAAGGACGTTTGGCTTGGTTTACATGGATGTTTATCCACTTAATGCTTATTTTAAGTATAAAAAACAAGCTCCTTATTTTCATGAATTGGATGATTAGTTATTTTAACAACGATAGTACTTTGCGAATTATAATGAAACCTGTAATTGTTAAAGTAAAAACTAAAAAAGAAGATTAA
- a CDS encoding tRNA (cytidine(34)-2'-O)-methyltransferase, producing MPLNIVLIEPEIPNNTGNIGRLALGSGSHLHLVKPFGFEISDSRLKRAGLDYWKHLSITYYENIEDFFKINKDKKMAFLSSHGEKNHWDIPFEDELFLIFGKESVGLPKSVIETYSEQLYKIPLYSEHVRSLNLANAVSIVTYAGLSKLNSK from the coding sequence ATGCCTTTAAACATTGTTTTAATAGAACCAGAAATACCGAATAACACAGGAAACATTGGTCGTTTAGCGCTAGGTTCAGGTTCGCATTTACACTTAGTAAAACCGTTTGGTTTTGAAATTAGCGATTCCCGCTTAAAACGTGCTGGACTAGATTATTGGAAACATCTTTCGATAACCTACTACGAAAACATTGAGGACTTCTTCAAAATAAATAAAGATAAAAAAATGGCTTTTCTTTCCAGCCATGGCGAAAAAAATCATTGGGATATTCCTTTTGAAGATGAATTGTTTTTAATCTTCGGAAAAGAATCGGTTGGGTTACCAAAATCCGTAATTGAAACCTATTCTGAACAACTTTATAAAATACCGCTTTACAGCGAGCATGTTCGGAGTTTAAATTTAGCCAATGCCGTAAGTATTGTTACTTATGCAGGATTAAGCAAGTTAAACTCTAAATAA
- a CDS encoding DUF805 domain-containing protein produces MKWYLKVVRDNYANFSGRARRKEYWMFFLLNMIFIYALAFISGALVAVTESSAFMIIYAAYAFGVLIPSIAVSVRRMHDVGKSGWYLLIPIYSFILAVTEGDKGSNQYGEDPKAENAVEIEEIGKPQVEA; encoded by the coding sequence ATGAAATGGTATTTAAAAGTAGTACGAGACAATTACGCAAATTTTTCAGGACGAGCGAGACGAAAGGAATATTGGATGTTCTTTTTATTGAATATGATTTTCATTTATGCGTTAGCCTTTATTTCTGGAGCTCTTGTAGCCGTAACCGAATCTTCAGCATTTATGATTATTTATGCTGCATATGCTTTTGGAGTCTTAATCCCTTCAATTGCTGTATCAGTTCGAAGAATGCATGACGTTGGCAAAAGTGGTTGGTATCTTTTAATTCCTATTTATAGCTTTATACTTGCTGTTACAGAAGGAGATAAAGGTTCTAACCAATATGGTGAAGATCCAAAAGCCGAAAACGCTGTAGAAATAGAAGAAATAGGTAAACCTCAAGTTGAGGCATAA
- a CDS encoding ParB/RepB/Spo0J family partition protein, whose protein sequence is MAKATKKQALGRGLSALLNDPSNDIKSAEDKNADKVIGNIVDLDIDFIEVNPFQPRSNFSEESLRELASSIKELGIIQPITVRKLGLNKYQLVSGERRYRATKLLGLETITSYVRIANDQESLEMALVENIQRQDLDPIEIALSYQRLIDEINLTQEQMSDRVGKKRSTIANYLRLLKLDPIIQTGMRDSFISMGHGRALITVEDQSIQLDIYEKILTNKLSVRDTEVLVRNYNNGETLETPVKKETNSAMPNFVKTGISSFSEYFGHKIDVKVSKNGKGKITIPFHSEEDFNRIKKLVEGDSK, encoded by the coding sequence ATGGCGAAGGCAACAAAAAAACAAGCTTTAGGAAGAGGTTTATCGGCTCTTTTAAATGACCCGAGTAACGATATAAAATCAGCTGAAGACAAGAATGCAGATAAAGTTATTGGAAATATTGTTGATTTAGATATCGATTTTATAGAAGTTAACCCGTTTCAACCGCGAAGTAATTTTAGCGAAGAAAGCTTACGAGAATTAGCTTCTTCTATAAAAGAGTTGGGCATTATCCAACCTATAACTGTTAGAAAATTAGGCTTAAATAAATATCAACTCGTTTCTGGTGAACGTCGATATAGAGCCACTAAATTATTAGGTTTAGAAACCATTACGTCTTACGTAAGAATTGCGAACGACCAAGAATCGCTAGAAATGGCTTTGGTTGAAAACATTCAACGTCAGGATTTAGATCCTATTGAAATAGCACTTTCATACCAACGCTTAATAGATGAAATAAATCTAACTCAAGAGCAAATGAGTGATCGTGTTGGAAAAAAACGTTCTACTATTGCTAATTATTTACGTTTACTAAAATTAGACCCCATTATCCAAACAGGCATGCGGGACAGCTTTATTTCTATGGGTCATGGCCGTGCTTTAATTACTGTTGAAGATCAATCGATTCAATTAGATATTTACGAAAAAATCTTGACGAATAAATTATCGGTTAGAGACACCGAAGTTTTAGTTCGTAATTACAACAATGGCGAAACATTAGAAACACCTGTAAAAAAGGAAACAAATAGTGCCATGCCAAATTTTGTTAAAACAGGCATTAGCTCGTTTTCGGAATACTTTGGACATAAAATAGACGTTAAAGTCTCTAAGAACGGAAAAGGAAAAATTACAATTCCATTCCATTCCGAAGAAGATTTTAACCGTATTAAAAAATTAGTAGAAGGTGATTCAAAATAA
- a CDS encoding EF-hand domain-containing protein produces MTSKNLKFGLVIVALCAVSITNAQDKKKPDPEKMFASYDTDEDKLISLDEFKSKKRKKEMEAAVLEKRFAKIDTDSNGTLTLDEFKAGMAKGKGQGNNKKKKKAE; encoded by the coding sequence ATGACATCAAAAAATTTAAAATTCGGTTTAGTTATTGTAGCATTATGTGCTGTTTCTATTACTAATGCTCAAGACAAAAAGAAGCCAGATCCAGAGAAAATGTTTGCTTCTTACGATACCGACGAGGACAAACTTATAAGCTTAGATGAGTTTAAATCAAAAAAACGTAAGAAAGAAATGGAAGCAGCCGTTTTAGAAAAACGCTTTGCTAAAATTGATACAGATAGCAATGGTACGTTAACTTTAGATGAATTTAAAGCAGGAATGGCAAAAGGAAAAGGCCAAGGAAACAACAAGAAAAAGAAAAAAGCTGAGTAA
- a CDS encoding ParA family protein — protein MGKIIAVANQKGGVGKTTTSVNLAASLGVLEKKVLLIDADPQANASSGIGIDVDSVEIGTYQLLEHSSTAREAIRKTDTPNLDIIPAHIDLVAIEIELVDKEEREYMLKKSLQEIKDDYDYILIDCAPSLGLLTLNALTAADSVLIPIQCEYFALEGLGKLLNTIKSVQKIHNPELDIEGLLLTMYDSRLRLSNQVVEEVQKHFNDMVFKTIIQRNVRLSEAPSYGESIINYDASSKGATNYLSLAREIITKNA, from the coding sequence ATGGGTAAAATCATTGCAGTTGCTAACCAAAAAGGAGGCGTTGGAAAAACCACCACGTCAGTAAACCTTGCGGCATCACTAGGCGTATTAGAAAAAAAAGTATTACTTATAGATGCAGATCCTCAGGCAAACGCCAGTTCCGGAATTGGTATAGATGTAGATAGTGTAGAAATTGGAACCTACCAACTTTTAGAACATTCTAGCACTGCAAGAGAAGCTATACGCAAGACAGACACACCAAATCTAGACATTATCCCGGCACATATTGACTTAGTTGCTATTGAAATAGAACTTGTTGATAAGGAAGAACGCGAATACATGTTAAAAAAATCGTTACAAGAAATTAAAGACGATTACGATTATATATTAATTGATTGTGCACCATCATTAGGTCTATTAACTTTAAATGCATTAACAGCTGCCGACTCGGTTCTCATTCCAATTCAATGTGAATATTTTGCGCTAGAAGGTTTAGGGAAATTATTAAACACGATAAAAAGTGTTCAAAAAATACACAACCCAGAATTAGACATTGAAGGTTTACTACTAACGATGTACGATTCTCGTTTACGATTATCAAATCAAGTAGTTGAAGAAGTACAAAAACACTTTAACGATATGGTTTTTAAAACCATTATTCAACGTAATGTGCGTTTAAGTGAAGCTCCAAGTTATGGAGAAAGCATTATTAATTATGACGCAAGCAGCAAAGGAGCAACAAATTACCTGAGTTTAGCTAGAGAAATTATTACTAAAAACGCTTAA
- a CDS encoding DUF5683 domain-containing protein yields MQNKFLITSLCTFLCCVSLFAQDKAPKEDPLPKEKTKELPKEFVIDSVLQITEAYDPLRPAKAAFYSAILPGLGQAYNKKYWKIPIVYAALGTGVYFYINNSNEYTRYRDAYKSRLAGFETDEFYYDSSGTKLDEPRVSTDRLETAQEFYRKNKEISLLVTIGLYALNIIEANVDAHLLQYNVDENLSLAPHYQFNEVDATSNLGLTLNFKF; encoded by the coding sequence ATTCAAAATAAATTTCTAATAACAAGTCTATGCACTTTTCTATGCTGCGTTTCTTTATTTGCTCAAGATAAAGCTCCAAAGGAAGATCCTCTTCCGAAGGAAAAAACAAAAGAACTGCCTAAAGAATTTGTGATAGACTCTGTTCTACAAATAACAGAAGCTTACGATCCTTTAAGACCTGCAAAAGCAGCATTTTACTCAGCCATTCTGCCAGGTTTAGGACAAGCTTACAATAAAAAATATTGGAAAATCCCTATTGTATATGCTGCATTAGGAACGGGAGTTTATTTTTACATAAATAACAGTAATGAATACACGAGATATCGCGATGCCTATAAAAGTCGTTTAGCCGGATTTGAAACTGATGAATTTTATTACGATTCCTCTGGAACAAAACTAGACGAACCACGTGTAAGTACAGATAGATTAGAAACAGCACAAGAATTCTACCGAAAAAACAAAGAAATTTCACTTCTTGTAACTATTGGTCTGTATGCTTTAAATATAATAGAAGCCAATGTAGATGCACATTTACTGCAGTATAACGTAGATGAAAATTTATCTTTGGCACCACACTACCAATTCAATGAGGTCGACGCAACTAGCAACCTTGGATTAACTTTAAATTTTAAATTTTAA